A window of Phyllopteryx taeniolatus isolate TA_2022b chromosome 19, UOR_Ptae_1.2, whole genome shotgun sequence contains these coding sequences:
- the snu13b gene encoding SNU13 homolog, small nuclear ribonucleoprotein b (U4/U6.U5), with translation MTEAPVNPKAYPLADATLTKTILDLVQQASNYKQLRKGANEATKTLNRGISEFIVMAADSEPLEIILHLPLLCEDKNVPYVFVRSKQALGRACGVSRPVIATSVTIKEGSQLKPQIQTVQMAIERLLV, from the exons ATG ACTGAAGCCCCAGTGAACCCGAAGGCTTATCCGCTGGCTGACGCCACGCTCACCAAAACCATCCTGGACTTAGTGCAGCAAGCCTCCAACTACAAGCAGCTGAGGAAGGGGGCCAATGAAG CCACAAAGACCTTGAACAGAGGAATCTCTGAATTCATCGTCATGGCTGCTGATTCTGAACCGCTGGAGATCATCCTCCACCTACCATTGCTGTGCGAGGACAAGAACGTCCCGTATGTGTTCGTCCGTTCCAAACAGGCCTTGGGACGCGCCTGCGGGGTGTCGCGTCCCGTCATCGCTACCTCGGTCACTATAAAGGAGGGGTCTCAGCTCAAACCCCAGATCCAGACGGTCCAAATGGCAATCGAGAGACTCCTcgtgtaa